In the genome of bacterium, one region contains:
- a CDS encoding opacity family porin, giving the protein MKRNMLLLLSAVSLLGFRSNLQAGEIGSSRFNLDLWGNGVSSVSGHFSNAVKSTDFLQTGASFGIAWQYFPLRSAGIQAGYELSWQNVDEPYRSENQKTPAFVVHQITLAGLYNFANLIASSARFQPYLGAGIGLYPFRLTDDGLSGSVVKLANGNKFEKTSFGLNGNAGLAYRLSDHLSINGGARYHYLFSKDDDKFGAEAGFGNQGLLSYGLGLAYHFPFGR; this is encoded by the coding sequence ATGAAGAGGAACATGCTCCTGCTGTTGAGCGCCGTCTCTCTGCTGGGCTTCAGGTCGAATCTGCAGGCCGGTGAAATCGGGTCGTCGCGATTCAACCTCGATCTTTGGGGCAATGGCGTCAGCTCGGTGAGCGGCCACTTTTCGAATGCCGTGAAGTCCACGGACTTTCTGCAAACCGGCGCGAGTTTTGGAATCGCCTGGCAGTATTTTCCGCTACGCAGCGCCGGCATCCAAGCCGGGTATGAGTTGAGCTGGCAGAATGTTGACGAACCGTATCGCAGCGAAAACCAGAAAACTCCGGCGTTCGTCGTGCATCAGATCACGCTTGCCGGTTTGTACAACTTCGCGAACCTGATTGCGTCTTCGGCGCGCTTCCAGCCTTACCTCGGCGCGGGCATTGGCCTCTATCCATTCCGGTTGACCGATGACGGCCTCTCCGGCAGCGTCGTGAAGCTGGCAAACGGCAACAAGTTCGAAAAGACCAGCTTCGGCCTCAATGGGAATGCCGGCCTGGCGTATCGGTTGTCCGATCATCTCTCGATCAACGGCGGCGCCCGTTATCATTACCTGTTCTCAAAAGACGATGACAAGTTCGGCGCCGAGGCCGGCTTTGGCAATCAGGGGCTGCTGAGTTATGGTCTCGGTTTGGCCTATCATTTCCCTTTCGGGCGCTGA